Genomic window (Muntiacus reevesi chromosome X, mMunRee1.1, whole genome shotgun sequence):
TATAAAGTTAGTTTATACTACAAAGATAATTTCACTTGACAGATGAATGACCATCATCCAACGGCCCAATGTGTAGTCAGTTCGTTTATCTTTAAGGATTGATTTGGATATTGATATAGCTGATAAAATTGTATGAACATTGGCAATTACTGtggtttaaaataaatcacacaaCACGTTATGTGGACCATTTCATCACATATACTCTTTAATTACTCTTTAATactctttaattcatttattactctttaattaatttaatactCTTCATATTCATGGGGATACCATATAAAGAAACTTCTCACTAACACAGATCTGCCATTGCTTAACTAGCCTTTTGCAACATGCTTGGGCTGTCAAAGTTGGTTCTACAGATGTGAAATGTTGTTTTTTcatcagtcgctaagttgtgtctgactctttgcaaccccatggattatagcacaccaggcttctctgaccttctCTATCTtgaagttttctcaaactcatgtccattgagttggtgatgccatccaaccctctcatcctctgtcacctccttctaatcctgccctcaatctttcccagcatcagggtcttttccagtgagtcatctcttcacatcaagtagcccaagtattgtagcttcagcttcagcatcagtacttccaatgaatattcagggttgatttcctttagaattgactgctttgatctccttgcagtccacagggacactcaagagtcttctccagcaccacaatttgaaagcataaattctttggtgctcagtcttctttatggtccaactcttacatccgtccatgactactggaaaaaacatagctttgactatgtggacctttgttggttaagtaatgtctctgctttttaatatgctgtctaggtttgtcatagcttttcttccaaggagcaagcatcttttaatttcatggctgcagtcaccatccacaatgattttagagcccaagaaaatagtctgtccctgtttccatttttcctccctctatttgccatgaagtgatgggatcagatgccataatcttagttttttaaatgttgtcttTTAAGCCTgcttgaaaaagtaaaaaactctcctctttcaccctcatcgagaggctcttcatttcctctatttctgccattaaagtggtgtcacctgcatatttgaggttgttgatatttctcctggcagtcttgactccagcttgtgattcaaacaagcccagcattttgtataatgtactctgtatatagttaaataagcagggggacaatatataattttgacatactcctttcccaattttgaaccagtcaattttaCATatacagttctaactggtgcttcttgacctgcatataggtctctCAGGAGACgcgtaaggtggtctggtattcccatctctataagaattatccacaatttattgtgatccacacagtcaaaggctttagtgtagtcagtgattCAGTAGATTTTAAATAAGATGATTCTATTTGCTATAGTTTTACTGgggaaatataaaacataaaaggcTAAATATTTAAACTCTGTTCTAATTGCTCCCTAGTTAAGCCAAATATGAATACTGTCTATATAAATCTGTCTTAAGCTCtgtgtaatttttatttctggaattctggAAAGAATGCGTAAACCCAAATCTGTGTCTATAATGAAATTAATTTACTAGGTTTATTGTTTAAATAGCTTTAAGAAAGTATTTGAAGATCcatgtaataactataaataacTATAAATGTACCTAATTAGATcataatataattaaatttaattatatttataatgtttataattttaacttcCTAATATTCCCCCAAGTATAAAATTTTCTGAGCATGTCATATTACACATctgcagaaaacaaaattaagaatctTATGCTTTTGTATATAATTGTTCTCATTTTGGAGACAAATGTAGTAGtagcatttgtttttttgttttttttaatgacattcttatattttcttcaacCAGCATTTCTTTAAGAGCTACCAGGAACATAGAAGAAGTTTTGCATTAGGTACTCTCCTTACTCTCAAGCAATTTAAGGAGTTCATACTATAATAACGGACTTcagtaattttcttaaaaatgaaagtagcaatatatatatgaaacaataatagaatgatgcttttggattaaaaattctatatattgcttttaaatattatgctgttcagtcagttgtgtctaacATACACAGACATGCTGTCTGATCTCACTTTAAATTCATGACAGTTAACCTCTATTATATACTACGGTTGTCATGTGAACAACATTTATACCACCAAATATACTTATTATAGTGTTTATGAAGAACGATTGAGAAAGCCCACAATTTCACATCAAAAATAATTACAACTCTAACAAATCTGTGAGAATGTTTGTTTATATGAACCAATCAATCTAACAATTTTGACACAATCATAGTTGCCTTTATTTCACTTATAGATTTGAACACAATTAGATGCACTGATAATTTACTGTCTAGTATTAGTTTGGTTTATGTTGAAGGTAAGTCTGTACTTAACTTTTCATATGCTTTAGCTAAACATTGATTTCAAGATGCTAAATTTCTTCTCAATATTTTGCTTACTTTCTAGTTGATCTACTGACCTCATAATGTCTGAAATCAGATTCAGCAATCTCACTTGGGATCAAGTTATAACACTGGATAAAGTGTTAGATGAAGTAATTCCAGTTCATGGAAGGGGAAATTTCCCCACATTGGCAGTAAAACCAAAAGATATTATTCATGTTGTGAAAGATCAACTGATAGAGCAAGGAATTATTGTTAAAGATACTCGATTGAATGGCTCCACAGCAAGTTACATACTTGCAAGCCACAATGGAATCAGCTATAAGGATCTGGATGTCATTTTTGGTGTTGAACTACCAAGTGATCAAGAATTTCAGGTTGTTAAGGATGTAGTTCTAGGTTGTCTATTCGACTTTTTACCAAAAGGTGTAAAAAAGGATAAGATCACCCTGAATACTATGAAAGAGGCTTATGTGCAGAAGATGGTTAAAGTTTGCAACAAGCATGATCGTTGGAGTCTcatctctctgtcaaataacacTGGAAAGAATGTCGAGCTAAAATTTGTTAATTCACTCAGACGACAATTTGAATTTAGTGTAGATTCCTTTCAAATTGTCTTGGATCCCATGTTAGATTTCTACAGTGACAAAAATGGTAACCTAACCAATGAATGCTATCCTGTTGTGGTAGCTGAAAGCATGTATGGAGATTTCCAAGAAGCAATGACACATTTACAGTACAAGCTTATTTCTACCAGAAAACCTGAAGAAATTAGAGGTGGTGGCCTTCTGAAATACAGCAACTTGCTGGTTCGTGACTTTAAACCAGCTTGTGAAGCAGAAATCAAGACCCTGGAACGTTATATGTGTTCTAGATTCTTCATTGATTTTCCTGATGTAGCAGAACAGCAAAAGAAGATTGAATCATACCTCCGCAACCATTTCATAGGTGAAGAAAAGAGCAAGTATGACTACCTCATGACCTTGCATGGAGTTGTGAATGAGAGCACAGTTTGCCTCATGGGATTTGAAAGAAGGCAGACCCTCAATATGATTGCCCTTATGGCTTTAAAAGTACTTGGAGAACAGAATATCCTACCTAATACTGACAACGTAACTTGCTTTTATCAGCCTGCTCCGTACTTTGTTGCTGAGGGAGGATACCCTACTTACTATGTAACGTCTGGACAACCACCTATACTCTTTCAGCCATGCCAAccacttcactttcatgttccAAATGGTatgatttaaaaacacaaacacccACACACAATAGAAACTTTGCTTTAATTAAACACCTTCTAGAAGCAAGTTTCCAAATTTATGCAGTTATCaactattttttatcatttatagcTTAAACCATCATAGTAAATACAATATCATCTATGAACTGacctttttaaatgattttcaaatgttacTGTTTAGAGATGGCAACTTTCAAATATTGTAGACCACTCAAAATGATTTTCAAATCTGACTGACTACTTATGACTCAAATTTGCTATGACAAATacattggatatgactgaatgaatatttgattaaaatatgAAAGAACAGGCTCATGTTTTAAAATCCAGAGGTACAGGAAAGACCAGTGCCAACAATTCTGTATTCAGTCAGTTCCTTTGCTacctttccttcatttctttttctagtgaaTAGTACCATCAGTGAATTTTCAATGCCTAACAAAAATGCCTAATTTCAAAGACAACAGATTCAGAAGACATTAAAATCCTGGACTTTGCAAGCATATACTTTGTTTCCTAATTGAATTCATTTGGATACAAACTCTTATTATAATATTAAGGAACACTGAAAAAAACAATTCTGTATAACACTGGACGTTAGTAATTTATCAACTATCAGGTTGATTTGTGGATCTGAAGAAGAATACACCCAGCTGGACAGCCAGTACTGTGACCATTTAtacagatttctttattttttcccccaaacagttgaaaagaattaaaatgaccAACCCTGAATATGAAGTTTTCTATCAtcatctggttaaaaaaaaaaaaaaaaaaaaagactctaaatgtgaaaaagcaaaaagctgACAGAGGCTTTTATCCATGGCATTTACCATTTTTATGACGAATATGACCAACGTCTTAATATTTGGAGATTTTAGTGTTAATAAGTaagtgaatatattttcattattactcACTGAAGCTTTTTTCCATTTTGCCCTTACCAAAGATGTTTCTAACATGACATTCAAGTGCCTCCTCATGTTGAGATTTTGCATAGTGCTGGAATTTATTCAGCAATTTTATATGTTCAAGAATCTGAATATCTACTCACTGTATCACATATTCTGCTAGCAATATGCCAGTGGGAATAAAGCAATATTTTCTTCCTACAATGAAGAAAAGGATCCATGACCAATATTACCTGGGATGACAGGAGGAGCTGTCCTGAATGAATATAAATAAGACCCTCAGATAACTTCACTATTTTTACTTGCTTCTGAATTTTTATTAGTTTCCATCTCAGTTTTCATTGGCCATTACAAGTTTTTCCATCACAGCATGGTCCAACAGGCATAGTCTGAGAATTTGGCACTTAAACGACTGTGTTGAATCCATCTTCTCTGTATTACGTTATTGGACTCGAGAAGTACACCAAAGATGGCGTTTTCAAATATCCAGTATTGAGATGCTTTTTACCACAGTAGCTTTGACcattagtatatttttaaagagttatattaaaatatatatattcatatatatgaatatatataaatactatatatatctCACAAGCATGAAGCTTTAAAACATTGTATGTATTCAATTCCTTGCTTGGGACAAATAAAGAATTTAcaaatagtatattaaaaagaaaattcagtagTTTATTGGCGATGTAATGTATTGGCTAAAAATGGCTGATCTTTCTGTCTTAATATACTCTTTAGTTTTTAGTTAATGAGAGTGCTTGTATGTAAAATTGATGGATTATATGCTATATCAACagtaccccccaaaaaaaaaatttacaagatgtataggaaaaatatttaagaattaaaagAACTATGATAGTGATGAGTCATGGCTAAAGATTCAGTATATTCCAGAGTAACATTTTATGATGAATAACAGAATTTTGAAGCTATTTGGAAGCACATCTTATCAACCATGTGCTTCCTTAACTTCCTTTGGTCCTACTGAGTTTAAACCCCTTCCCTAAAAAGTGAATTCCCTATGATAGTCTCCTAAAGCTTTAAATAATGCTGGAAGAATGACCTGAGAGCTTCATGTTTCCTCCTAACGTGGCAAGCATGTGTTTCCATTATAGAAGAAAAGCTTCAGAACTggcattttaaaagttcatttttttattgagaGGGAGCCCATATTTGTTGAAGGAAATGGTATCACTAAAGAGAAAGCTACAGCTTTATCTCTCATGGTTTCCTTCATAGACACCATCATCAAGCTATGCTGTGTTCTTTGCTCCCAACTGAGCAGgaaaacatatattttcattagtGTGTGAGCATCTCTCCAAGATTTGGCTAGTTGCCTTGAAAAGcagttttatttcattctgtttattaagataataaatggaaaagctttttataaagaaatgaatgCCAGCCTCATGGCCTAAAGGAGTTAATAGAAGTTACTTTAAATATAACTCTGTAGCATGTCTTCCCATTACAAGAGAGAAATGGTGGTGTCTTTTcctatttaattttatgtaaattcaAGGCTGAGTCTTGGCTCAGAAgttgttttttccccctccagaATACTAACcagaaccaaaaaaagaaaactttctgatATACTTCTAGTATCCATATCAGTGGGACACATTTGGTGTAAGTTAATGGTACATATTTTTGAAACTAAAATATTCTtgcatttcacaaatatttacacAAAGTTCTATTAGTGGAGTATTTGTAACTTTTAAATTCAGAGATATTCTAATGGTGACTGATGTCCAGTTTAgttgaagaaaactgaaaagaaagattAATTATTGTTTAAATGAGAGCCcagcaaaataaaagaatatcaCAGCTAGAAAAGTTGtgaatttctttaagaaattgGGGAAACTCCTGGACCTAaatcccattttttaatattatctcaGAAAGATTCTGTTAAAATACACCCaaactaaagagattttaaaatttgtctttagCCACATTTTAGTTTTAGCCATTGATAAAGATATCAATATGCAAGATGCCtgagattttattaaaattcctTTCATTCCACGGATCTATTATCTGAAAATATTCATCCAAGTTATGATATATAATGAGAAGACTTTTGAAGTTTAAAATTCGTAATGCTTTTCAAAATTATATCAATATATGCATATAGCAGTTccatttattgaggatttttaaaaaataattaactgtAAGTTAACATTAAAACAGGATTGGGAGATATGTGGGACTACAATTTGGTAAATATTCTTATGAAGTCTATTGTGGCAAGGCATAGAACCCAACATTTTAACCTGCTtggcaatttattttctttaccattatagaagaaatacattaattttgttttgagttCTGCTGTTGTTTTAGgagttatattttatatgttataaTGATAAAATTTAGGTAATAAGTATTGGAAATTGTATTGCTAATCCACTGCTTCATTTATTAACATATTTCCAGCATGTGTAGTTTATTGTGATGTCAACTCTTAAGAGAACAGTTTtccttgaattttttaaagtttgagcaGAAATACACTATTTTGAATATA
Coding sequences:
- the TENT5D gene encoding terminal nucleotidyltransferase 5D, producing MSEIRFSNLTWDQVITLDKVLDEVIPVHGRGNFPTLAVKPKDIIHVVKDQLIEQGIIVKDTRLNGSTASYILASHNGISYKDLDVIFGVELPSDQEFQVVKDVVLGCLFDFLPKGVKKDKITLNTMKEAYVQKMVKVCNKHDRWSLISLSNNTGKNVELKFVNSLRRQFEFSVDSFQIVLDPMLDFYSDKNGNLTNECYPVVVAESMYGDFQEAMTHLQYKLISTRKPEEIRGGGLLKYSNLLVRDFKPACEAEIKTLERYMCSRFFIDFPDVAEQQKKIESYLRNHFIGEEKSKYDYLMTLHGVVNESTVCLMGFERRQTLNMIALMALKVLGEQNILPNTDNVTCFYQPAPYFVAEGGYPTYYVTSGQPPILFQPCQPLHFHVPNGMI